The following coding sequences lie in one Miscanthus floridulus cultivar M001 chromosome 9, ASM1932011v1, whole genome shotgun sequence genomic window:
- the LOC136479976 gene encoding uncharacterized protein: protein MADLAEIEEEATLRQSTQNDLAFITGEFQMMQSFLNVADEERARDNVVRTWVRQVRDLAYNVEAASSMRLRLVLALPPRLHQARAAAGQGGRCLAEIKLLKGRVEEVSLRNMRYNLISDSSSKPVTQQQLVPGASVGATTFDMLVKAKDTTKMQRIRRSNQVVDHQANLGLGVISIWAACGNADTTPVIREAYGEPESKV from the coding sequence atggcggacctggcggagattgaggaggaggcaaCGCTGCGGCAGAGCACGCAGAACGACCTGGCGTTCATCACCGGTGAGTTCCAGATGATGCAGTCCTTCCTCAATGTCGCAGATGAGGAACGTGCCAGGGACAACGTGGTGAGGACCTGGGTGAGACAGGTTCGCGACCTCGCCTACAACGTGGAGGCTGCATCGAGTATGCGTCTCAGATTGGTATTGGCGCTGCCTCCTAGGCTTCATCAGGCCAGAGCTGCCGCTGGACAAGGCGGTCGCTGTCTCGCTGAGATAAAACTGCTCAAGGGCAGGGTTGAGGAGGTGAGCCTTCGGAACATGCGCTACAACCTCATCAGCGATTCAAGTTCCAAGCCCGTCACGCAGCAACAGTTGGTGCCTGGTGCTTCTGTCGGTGCGACAACATTTGACATGCTCGTCAAAGCAAAAGATACCACAAAGATGCAAAGGATTAGGAGATCTAACCAAGTTGTTGATCACCAAGCAAACCTTGGACTCGGAGTGATCTCAATCTGGGCGGCATGTGGTAATGCTGATACCACACCCGTCATCAGGGAGGCCTATGGCGAACCAGAATCTAAAGTGTGA
- the LOC136479977 gene encoding protein pxr-1-like yields MAIGRQKMCTHLKSVNRKIWEDVEKKVELANAENPTPREEEKLQFNDIALSAIDEAIDPKVFEQIKDLESAHEAWKRFEESFEGTQAVKGAKSYILKEKFTSFKMQGESIAEMFYRIQVIMNDLKGLGEEVKDKDFSHKVLRCLPPRFDTLVTILVRGGLDTMTPNQALGDVVTQDTYRVERDGVTQEDEKKKNSVAFKSTTSSKSKGKQKMEEPSDDESSSACDDEDEEMTLFVEDEKKKNSVAFKSTTSSKSKGKQKMEEPSDDESSSACDDEDEEMTLFVCRFGKFMKKCYGARRRKAPSKNKEEPRRCFKCKSKDHPIMDCPYNSDDDEKNDKKDKKKDKKDKKMTFKKKKGHSYCVTWDNDASSSDDDDDDSDDER; encoded by the coding sequence ATGGCTATTGGAAGGCAAAAAATGTGCACTCATTTGAAATCAGTGAATAGAAAGATTTGGGAGGATGTGGAGAAGAAAGTTGAGCTTGCAAATGCGGAGAATCCCACTCCAAGGGAAGAAGAGAAGCTCCAAttcaatgatattgctcttagtgccattgaTGAAGCAATTGATCCaaaagtgtttgagcaaatcaaagatcttgagtctgctcatgaggcatggaagagattcgaagaatcatttgagggcacacaaGCGGTCAAAGGTGCAAAgtcatacattctcaaagaaaagttcacAAGCTTCAAGATGCAAGGAGAGTCTATTGCGGAGATGTTCTATAGGATCCAAGTAATTATGAATGATCTAAAGGGCTTGggtgaagaagtgaaggacaaggattTCTCTCATAAAGTCTTGAGGTGCTTGCCTCCAAGATTTGACACCTTGGTTACTATTCTTGTGAGAGGCGGCTTGGACACTATGACCCCAAaccaagcactaggtgatgtggtcacacAAGacacataccgtgtggaaagggatggAGTTACccaagaggatgagaagaagaagaatagtgtGGCATTCAAATCCACCACATCATCCAAAAGCAAGGGCAAACAAAAGATGGAAGAACCAAGTGATGATGAAAGCTCAAGTGcttgtgatgatgaagatgaagaaatgactCTCTTTGtcgaggatgagaagaagaagaatagtgtGGCATTCAAATCCACCACATCATCCAAAAGCAAGGGCAAACAAAAGATGGAAGAACCAAGTGATGATGAAAGCTCAAGTGcttgtgatgatgaagatgaagaaatgactCTCTTTGTCTGCCGgtttggcaaattcatgaagaagtgCTATGGTGCTAGGAGAAGAAAGGCACCTTCCAAAAACAAGGAAGaaccaagaaggtgcttcaagtgcaagAGCAAGGATCATCCCATTATGGattgcccatacaatagcgatgatgatgagaagaatgacaagaaggacaagaagaaggacaagaaggataagaagatgaccttcaagaaaaagaagggtcACTCTTATTGTGTTACATGGGATAATGATGCttcctctagtgatgatgatgatgatgatagtgatgatgagaggtag